One Pseudopipra pipra isolate bDixPip1 chromosome 26, bDixPip1.hap1, whole genome shotgun sequence DNA window includes the following coding sequences:
- the LOC135402900 gene encoding feather beta keratin-like: protein MLFFPLSSVPGAAPAPDMSCYTPCRPCQPCGPTPLANSCNEPCVRQCQDSIVTIQPSPVVVTLPGPILSSFPQNTAVGSSTSAAVGSILSSQGVPINSGGFGLSGLGGGYCGRRCFPC from the coding sequence atgcttttcttccccctgtcctctgtcccaggtgcagctccagccccagacATGTCCTGCTACACCCCGTGCcggccctgccagccctgcggCCCGACcccgctggccaacagctgcaatgagccctgtgtcaggcagtgccaggactccaTCGTGACCATCCAGCCCTCCCCCGTTGTGGTGACCCTGCCCGGGcccatcctcagctccttcccacagaACACCGCCGTGGGATCCTCCACCTCTGCTGCCGTTGGCAGCATCCTCAGCTCTCAGGGAGTGCCCATCAACTCCGGGGGCTTTGGCCTCTCTGGCCTTGGTGGTGGCTACTGTGGCAGGAGGTGCTTCCCCTGCTAA
- the LOC135402917 gene encoding feather keratin Cos1-1/Cos1-3/Cos2-1-like: MSCCQPCNPCCQPCGPTPLANSCNECCVRQCQSSTVVIEPSPVVVTLPGPILSSFPQNTAVGSSTSAAVGSILSCDGVPINSGGFDLSCITNRYCGRIC, encoded by the coding sequence AtgtcctgctgccagccctgcaacCCTTGCTGCCAGCCCTGCGGCCCGACcccgctggccaacagctgcaatgagtgctgtgtcaggcagtgccagagctCCACCGTCGTCATCGAACCCTCCCCCGTGGTGGTGACCCTGCCCGGGcccatcctcagctccttcccacagaACACCGCCGTGGGATCCTCCACCTCCGCTGCCGTTGGCAGCATCCTCAGCTGTGACGGAGTGCCCATCAACTCCGGGGGCTTTGACCTCTCCTGCATCACCAACCGCTACTGCGGCAGAAtctgctga
- the LOC135402818 gene encoding feather beta keratin-like encodes MSCYTPCRPCQPCGPTPLANSCNEPCVRQCQDSTVAIQPSPVVVTLPGPILSSFPQNTAVGSSTSAAVGSILSSQGVPINSGGFGLSGLGGGYCGRSCFPC; translated from the coding sequence ATGTCCTGCTACACCCCGTGCcggccctgccagccctgcggCCCGACcccgctggccaacagctgcaatgagccctgtgtcaggcagtgccaggactccaCCGTGGCCATCCAGCCCTCCCCCGTTGTGGTGACCCTGCCCGGGcccatcctcagctccttcccacagaACACCGCCGTGGGATCCTCCACCTCCGCTGCCGTTGGCAGCATCCTCAGCTCTCAGGGAGTGCCCATCAACTCCGGGGGCTTTGGCCTCTCTGGCCTTGGTGGTGGCTactgtggcaggagctgcttcccCTGCTAA
- the LOC135402901 gene encoding feather beta keratin-like, which produces MSCYTPCRPCQPCGPTPLANSCNEPCVRQCQDSNVFIQPSPVVVTLPGPILSSFPQNTAVGSSTSAAVGSILSSQGVPINSGGFGLSGLGGGYCGRSCFPC; this is translated from the coding sequence ATGTCCTGCTACACCCCGTGCcggccctgccagccctgtggcccgaccccgctggccaacagctgcaatgagccctgtgtcaggcagtgccaggactccaATGTCTTCATCCAGCCCTCCCCCGTGGTGGTGACCCTGCCCGGGcccatcctcagctccttcccacagaACACCGCCGTGGGATCCTCCACCTCCGCTGCCGTTGGCAGCATCCTCAGCTCTCAGGGAGTGCCCATCAACTCCGGGGGCTTTGGCCTCTCTGGCCTTGGTGGTGGCTactgtggcaggagctgcttcccCTGCTAA